The Vanessa atalanta chromosome 2, ilVanAtal1.2, whole genome shotgun sequence DNA window AACTCCTTGTTTTTTTCAGCTATTTGTATACTTATGCTTCTGTGGCCACTGGTGCCTTGAGGATATTTTGGTAAAGTACtttgtaactttaaaatttcgTTTTCTATCTTCCTACAATCTTCTTCCAACTTAaacttttctatatttaaatctttacttGTAGATTGTTTGATTTCAACGGATGTCGCTGTTATTAATTGTTCTGTCTTCTCTGGCTTGTCTCCCAGAGTATTGTTtaggaaattaaaaacatttcttttctCCCTTTCTTTTTCTCTCTCATAAGCTCGCTTATTGCGTTCCTCTTCTCTCttttgtaactttttcaatttttgctCTACCTACAATAGAAAAATATGTCTAATGGAGctatattcattcaaaaatttataaataataccattgttgttctaaaatatataaaaattcaaaaaaagcCGGCTAAATAACTAACAGAAATGGAATTGcctcatacatataaaattttacaaagtaaTAATTGCAATGTTGGAGTACCTTTAGTGGGTCTTTTCCAGCATTCTTCTCAGACAACTCCATACAATGGTCGAGACTTCGGCCGGGCTGGACCGATCGAGCTTCGACAGGCTGCAGGCGACCATCGCTGGCAGCTCCCAGACCAGTGCCCGGAACATAGCCCATCGACAACATAATCTTGGACCCCATCCCCTGTCGAAAAATACATTTGAGTTATTCTAAATACATAGAATTAGAGTGAGAGTCCtgattttcttttcaatatttaatttaggatGAATGAAGAGTCTAAAGATAAAGAATCAAAGATCACTCCTGACACTTAACTCTGTCACTTATTACACGGCAATGCAACATATTgatgtttggcagtaaaataagTGATTAATATGCACCCAGAAATGCAGGCATAAAGGACTTCCATCTAtagtttattactttattaaattaatacaggCAGtcttaaagtatatattgagggtaaaacaataaactaaaaaccacataacatacaatatatgATCATTGATCACATGGGAAAAGACTACAagttgtaacatttatttgatattataaataataaaggaagAATTGGAGGAACTATAGTGAGGCAAAGGCATGTACAAAATCAATTAgaacattattacaaaaaagatattttcttatcatttattaatcttGAAGTTAAAAGGTCAcagacattacattacatttattaatcaaaatcttttaaaaccTCAATGAATTGAGAtgtgaatttaatatgaatatattttttatctagtccaagattaattattaaatttctatattaaGCATATGTACATTTTACTACATACTTGAATAAAAGAGATCAATGAGCACAttgaataaaaagatttattaatagaattccatcaagtattattttgttgaatGAATCAAATGAAAACCATTAGAAAGTTATATGTGAATGTCAAAAGTGAAAGTTATAGTTTAAACAGAGAGCATACAAGTTTTAAAAGGTGATGCTTCTTttgtaactaaattttattacgtcTTTTagcataaaattataagtatataatgttttatatcatgtaatatataatgtaatatattaaattaataaattcatgtaaagaaagaaaataatttctttcCTTAATCTGAATACGCGCGCGCATCGTTAGTTCGACAGTTAGCCGCGGCGCGTCGCGTCAAGCTGGCTGTCATTGTCAATTTGCATGAAttgtaataagttaattttagtGAAATCGAGAGGTGataagaataaacttttattgtcGTTTCTTTGTTTACAGAGCAACaaaattgaagtttttatttctcctcttacaataaaaattaataattgtcttATAAAACGACAATACTTGTTTAGAATGGCACATAGATTGCAGTTTGCATTTAGATATGAGGCATCACAAACCGACAGTAAGACGAGTGTGATCGCCATAACCTCAATTACAACAGAGGACAACAAAAAGTACATACTGCCAGACGCTGATACATATGCGATTCGCCACACAGCACTAACTAAGACAGAAACCTATAAAAGAgtgaaaaaaagtttaaatcaaAGAGGTCAAGAGAGAACAATATGGATTACCTGCACCGATGAAATGGTAAAAATTTATTTGGatgaagataataatttaatgtttaatgacTTATatctaaaagaaataaaagaaacgGACGTCATTGCATCCACGCAGAAAAATGACGGTCAgctaaatctaaaaaatatatcagaaagATTTATGATTGagaaatttgtatgtaaattctCGAATGCAAAACAATGGATAGAAACATTTGAGAATGAATGCAATAGATTTGATATTAAGAAAGATACAACGAAGATAGAAATATTAAGATTGTTCTTAGACAAATCATGTGCAGACTGGCATTCAGCAACATTGAAAACTTTGAAAATAGAGGCTGGATGGTCCGAGTGGAAAGGTAAATTTTTAGATTCATTTGCTGATAGAGGATGGAATACGGGAATGTATgccatattttacaaatataaagaagGATCACTAATGGAATACGCCATAAGAAAAGAAAAGCTATTATTAGATATGGACGAGAATATTGGTGGGAAAAGCCTGGTGACACTTATAGCAGCTGGTTTACCTGAATCTATTAGAAACAGAATTGATCCAGAAAAGTGTGAAACCTCAACGAGATTACTTcatgaaataagtaaatgtgaaagtttggtAATTAATAAAAGCTTTATAAAAAAGAGAGAAGAGAAAGAGTATAGTAAGAAATACTTTGGAGGGAAAAAGCCATGCAAAATTTGTCAGGACTTAGATAAAGGTACTCGGTACCACCCAGAACAGTCATGTTGGTTTAAAAAAGAAGGAAAAGAGATCAAGATGATTGGAAGTAATTCTGTATTAGAAGTAAATCTAAGTGAAGAGACAAAAAACGAGTAATCACaccattgataaaaataaatatgttattaggAGACAAAATACAAGTGAACGGAACATATGATTCGGGTTCCCAAGTCTCTCTAATAAACAAAAGATTAGTTCGGATACAAAATAATTCAGAAGATACAAAtaggatattattaaaaacggtCAATGGTGTGACATACACAAAAGgactaataaatgtaaaagtaaaaatttttgaTATAGAAGAATGTGTTGATGTTTTCATTATAGACAAGGTTGATTTTGAAGATTTCATTATAGGACtagatatgataaaaaaattcagaTTAACTCAAGATGAAGacctaaatatattacaaaagacAAAGATGGAGATAGATACCATGAAGAAATTTGAAGAGATAGAAACAACTAAAATCAACTTTAATGAGCAtgtgaataaaaatgaattcgTGACAAACCTACAGCTCTTGGAAAACAGCAAAAAGATTCAAATACAAagtttaatagataaatataatactgtatTTGCCAGAGATAAATATGATGTAGGGACAGTAAAAGAATATGAAGCTCGGATAGACTTACTGGTGGACAAATACTGCTGCAAAAGGCCGTACCGTTGCACAATAGAAGAcaaaatagaaatagaaaagCAAGTAgcaaatttactaaaaaataacttaattgaaGAATCTTATAGCCCCTTTGCAGCGCCAGTTACTCTGGCATTTAAAAGAgatgaaaatacaaaatcaagaCTCTGTATTGATTTTCGTGAATTGAACAAGATAGTCATACCACAAGCACAACCATTTCCATTGATAAGCGACTTGATAATTAAAGCAAgaaactgtaaatattttactacccTTGATATAAATTCCGCATTTTGGTCCATACCACTACGCATTGAGGACCGACAAAAAACAGGATTTGTGACACAAGATGGACACTACCAATGGACTTGCTTGCCCTTTGGACTGAAAACATCACCAGCAATATTCCAgagaattttatcaaatatattaagaaataataatttgaggGACTTCACTGAGAATTACATTGatgatatcttaatattttcacAATCATTTGAAAAACACATAGAACACATAGAGAAAGTACTTATCGCAATAATAGACACAGGTTTCAggctaaaatttcaaaaatgcaCCTTTGCAGCAACATCCGTAAAATACTTGGGACATATTATTGGAAACAATACGGTAAAAccaattaaagataatattatttcgatACAGAAATTCCCAACGCCAAAAACCCAAAAGAACATTAGACAATTTCTAGGGAAGATTAACTTTTACCACGAGTATATACCGAATAGTTCAATAATATTAGATCCACTACATAAGTTACTGAGgaaaaatgttcaatttttatGGTCAGAAGAGTGCGAAAAATCTTTTTCTgagataaagaatatattatgttcacAACCAGTACTGgaaatatttgataaagaatTACCTATTACGATTTACACAGATGCCTCGTTGAATGGCATAGGTGcaatattgaaacaaattcAAAAAGATGGAAAAGAAAAACCTGTTGGTTACTTTTCAAAGAAACTCAATGATTCACAAAAAAAGAAGAAGGCAATATACCTTGAATGCTTAGCAATTAAAGAAGCCATCAAGTACTGGCAATACTGGTTAATTGGAAGAAAATTTACAGTTTTTTCAGATCATAAACCACTAGAAAACCTTAACATAAAGGCTAGAACAGATGAGGAACTTGGggaattgacactttatttgtCACAATATGActtcaacattaaatatattccgGGTAAAATTAACACTGAAGCAGATAGTCTCAGTAGAAATCCAGTTTTGGAAGACAATGATAATGacgaagaaattttaaaaatggtaaatttgataacattagatGACATAAAGGCCGACCAacagaaaaatgaaaaaatagggaaaatgaaaaacaaattaattgaaagaaatgggatactatacaaaaaaaatagaaagagagaaaaaattatattatctgaaGAATCAAGTATAAAgctaataaaagaaatacacaCCGAATGGTGCCATTTAGGGATTaatcaaatgataaataaaatcagtccTTATTATACAGCAAATAGCCTAAcgagaaacataaaaaaaatatgcagtaaTTGTGAAAcctgtgtaaaaaataaatctagggGCCAAAATAAATACGGATTGATGTCACATTTAGGGCCAGCATCAAAACCATTTCAAATAATGTCGATAGATACCATTGGTGGCTTTGGAGGATAAAGATCAACAAAGAAATTTCTACACTTGTTAGTTGATCATTTCACAAGGTTTGCGTTTATCTTAACATCAAGAACACAAAATGCTACAGATTTCATTAAGTTAGTGAAAAAAGTTCTTGAGAcagaaaaaattgaaatattacttacagatCAGTATCCAGgattaaattcaaaagaattcaaagaatttttgAGAGATAATGATGTAAAACTAATCTTTACTGCAGTTGATAGTCCGTTTTCAAACGGACTCAATGAGAGATTGAACCAAACGCTGGTTAATAAAATGAGgtgcaaaataaatgaaaaaacggAAAAGAAAGCCTGGACAACAATTGCAAGGGAATGTTTAGATAAGTACAATGAAACCGAGCACTCAGTGACAGGTTTTGCACCAGTATATTTATTAGAAGGAAAGGTCACCAGCATTTTGCCACAAGAACTACGACAACCAATAGATACACAAACTTGGATCAAAAACAGAAAAGAAGCACTAGAAAGAACGATCAGatcacatacatataataagaaattatttgataaaggcAGAAGACAAACTGAATTCAACATAGGGGAACTAGTATATATTGAAAACGGAAATAAATTGAATAGGAAAAAACTGGATAATTTAAGAATCGGTCCATTTGAAATAATAGACAAAATATcgaatacaatatacaaaataaaaacaggcAGAACAAAAAAGGATACAAGCCTATACCATATAACAAAACTTATTCGAATGGAAGACAATATAAGTGATTTAGAGGATAGTACTGAATAAAAGATGCAATTGTAATGAGAACTACTGAGTAATTCTCATCCTGGAGGAGGGAGatgtaaagaaagaaaataatttctttcCTTAATCTGAATACGCGCGCGCATCGTTAGTTCGACAGTTAGCCGCGGCGCGTCGCGTCAAGCTGGCTGTCATTGTCAATTTGCATGAAttgtaataagttaattttagtGAAATCGAGAGGTGataagaataaacttttattgtcGTTTCTTTGTTTACAGAGCAACaaaattgaagtttttatttctcctcttacaataaaaattaataattgtcttatattcatataaatatcaagtttttgtaattttaaattgaaacatcttctttttttgttatccatttttaaaaaaacctttagatttaaataatactaaatagttAAAATGTAATACATACTCACTCTAGTATATTGCTCCCAACCGCCCATCGCAGGAGCGTTGTTCTGTAAGctcttttctattattaaagCTTTATTATCACAATCAACTCGCATTGTCTTGCTCTCCGGATACTCAGTATCACTCAAACTATCATCTGAATCTGTGTCTTCATCACCATCAACTAAAATAATGTAgaccattatatttaaaataatcaaaagaaatttatttttgtttaaaatctgCTTAGTTGTcacaaataatgtatatttatttaatttttactgatattacaatatatttgaaaatctaATATTACCAAGTGAAATAAGAACTCACTACTAAGTGGAAATATTTCTTCAAACATTACATGATGCTCATCTGACATTGTTTTTCTCTTCTCTCCTGTTTTCACACCATGTTCCAATTTCACTACACAAGATTTTTTCTCTATATCTACACCTTTGACTATTGCTATATGCCATAAATGGTATTTCTCTGTTGATTTTTTTGCTGTACTCATGTCCTGTAAGACACAATTACCAGAATTACTTGGCATATAAAGTCTTTTTACAGGGAACGGAGGAAATGTATTGCATAAGATTGTGCGCAATTACAAGCATACTCTGTAACTAAATTCATAGGACTACAACTTCATTCTCACTGGAGGTCATgcaaaaaactaattaaattttctgcTTTTGAGGTAAAGGAGTGTAATAGTGTTAATTTTGGAAATCAGGGCTTTACTTCAAAATCTTTAagataaaacataataacattttatctgcCGAACATTTGAACTCAGGACCTTGAGTATTGCaacttttaagttaattaaattagaattaacttacaataatatattgaagtaaatccgttttatgttttaaagactgtgaaatataaatttgtaataacaatttaaattacaataaaattcataaataattacctCATCATCTGGTGGTTTCAACTTTAATAGAATTCTGCTACCTATTTTAACACTATTATAATTAGGTTCTATAGCCTCTTTTAAATCTGACAATTTTACTACAGCACCATGagaatatctgaaaaaaaaacaacagtttTTACAGGCATATTAGTATCTAGACAAATCCATATAGATATTTGTTGAATAGAGACAATGTTAGTATTAATATCATGAACAATGTAACAGGTTTCATTCTgtagtaagtatatattaaaaaagctcatttcaaatttatgttcatgttaatattacaatttaagaaactagctaccaatttcaaataaaatatttaaaaacaagttttaatttgcttataataaattgttgtcattAGCGCCAAATGCATGTGTAGAATTTGCTCAATGAAATTGCTGgcttaaaattcaattgcaaGAATTCACCAAAACCAAATAAGCAgagtaattagtaaaaaaagtgttaccgttttaaaaacatatttttaaagacaataaatatatcaaaactcACCTACATTGATCATCACTGAACTTGCAGTCACCATTTAAGTAGAAAGGACAAGGCAACATTTCTGCATGTGTGGGGTGTGTGAACAATACCTttacctatataattaaatgtattattattaatacaatgtgttgtttatgaattataaataacattatcatcCAAACCTCTATTATAaaggaatttattttcaatgaaaattacataagtttttaagttaaaaaattatcaagttTGTTATATTAAGTGTGTGTTTCGTAAGCACTGGCACTTTGATAtgattatcttatatattaattatctttgaCTTAGACTATCTTAATTATTCTGCAGACCAGCtagattttatatgtaataggtTAAAAAAATGGTTAGGTTGGTCAtcaaacaataacatatttggcttaccaaaatttaatataacatgacTGACACATGTACCAATaggaaattaaattagttatataaatttactaagagCTGTCTATTATggcattaaaaactaaaatatttagtaaccaTTTAGACCGACCGAATAAATATATtggctcaattttttttaatattttataaatggtcTGAATGATAAACAGTATATTATCTGAATTCaaaactattgaaaaaaaagtattaaattaatatgattttaatacacACCTGAAGGTCATTAAATTGATCATCATCTTGCCGAGGAACTACGGAGCTCACCATTGCATTATGCAGACTGGGTTTCCCACCCCATGTATGTGTGTGATAAACAGCACATTTCATTCCAAGGAGAGAAGACAATTCATCCTTGAATAACACATACcacattacattattaatatttgcataGGGATTTGTGTCTATTAATATTATCCTTCCTACAAGATTAAATCCTGTATATATTCTGTATTCAATCATTTTGATTACtccacatttttatattaaattgaatagttTTATCAAGTAATACATCAAAAAAATCTTGTTGTATGTATGATTATCTTTATagcaattactataaatataatggacatttaattattctaaaaatgtAAATCATCAATAACTAGCCTATCACCATTTGCAATGTTTTCTTTTGATAGGTCACCTACCAATAGATAACATTGCAACAAAGGTATTAGATACCTAGT harbors:
- the LOC125075745 gene encoding zinc finger CCCH-type with G patch domain-containing protein isoform X2 produces the protein MKISVVKQALQATQEIGERESLLALQSELQELINLTRESLDVQNNREDDRNPGNDATNTNGLDDEYALFMKEMAETGAYEENKDSQDKPENSAQNESADSNSDIEDELSSLLGMKCAVYHTHTWGGKPSLHNAMVSSVVPRQDDDQFNDLQVKVLFTHPTHAEMLPCPFYLNGDCKFSDDQCRYSHGAVVKLSDLKEAIEPNYNSVKIGSRILLKLKPPDDEDMSTAKKSTEKYHLWHIAIVKGVDIEKKSCVVKLEHGVKTGEKRKTMSDEHHVMFEEIFPLSIDGDEDTDSDDSLSDTEYPESKTMRVDCDNKALIIEKSLQNNAPAMGGWEQYTRGMGSKIMLSMGYVPGTGLGAASDGRLQPVEARSVQPGRSLDHCMELSEKNAGKDPLKVEQKLKKLQKREEERNKRAYEREKEREKRNVFNFLNNTLGDKPEKTEQLITATSVEIKQSTSKDLNIEKFKLEEDCRKIENEILKLQSTLPKYPQGTSGHRSISIQIAEKNKELNLMRNKEKQIVKEQKQRKDAQKMTVF
- the LOC125075745 gene encoding zinc finger CCCH-type with G patch domain-containing protein isoform X1, yielding MEDLTLSISQYEDQLSVVKQALQATQEIGERESLLALQSELQELINLTRESLDVQNNREDDRNPGNDATNTNGLDDEYALFMKEMAETGAYEENKDSQDKPENSAQNESADSNSDIEDELSSLLGMKCAVYHTHTWGGKPSLHNAMVSSVVPRQDDDQFNDLQVKVLFTHPTHAEMLPCPFYLNGDCKFSDDQCRYSHGAVVKLSDLKEAIEPNYNSVKIGSRILLKLKPPDDEDMSTAKKSTEKYHLWHIAIVKGVDIEKKSCVVKLEHGVKTGEKRKTMSDEHHVMFEEIFPLSIDGDEDTDSDDSLSDTEYPESKTMRVDCDNKALIIEKSLQNNAPAMGGWEQYTRGMGSKIMLSMGYVPGTGLGAASDGRLQPVEARSVQPGRSLDHCMELSEKNAGKDPLKVEQKLKKLQKREEERNKRAYEREKEREKRNVFNFLNNTLGDKPEKTEQLITATSVEIKQSTSKDLNIEKFKLEEDCRKIENEILKLQSTLPKYPQGTSGHRSISIQIAEKNKELNLMRNKEKQIVKEQKQRKDAQKMTVF